Below is a window of Cloacibacillus sp. DNA.
CCGTTCCACGGCAGGGCCGCCCTGTCGCGCACCGGCTCGTTGGACTCAAAGCGGACGCCGGCGCTTTCAAGGCGCGCGAGCAGCCGTTCGTTATGAGGCTCGGTGAACCAGGCGTGAAGCGACTGGGCGATCACGGGACCGACGCCCTCGGCAAGTTCCAGCTCCGGCTCGCTGTCGCGCGCGGTTTTTTCAAGTTTACGCAGCGAACGGTAGCGCTCCGCGAGGTCGCTCGCCGTCTTTTCGCCGATGTTGCCGATGCCGAGCGCGTTGATCACCGCTCCAAGCGGGCGCTCTTTTGATTTTTCGATCGCGGCGACGAGGTTCTGCGCCGATTTTTCTCCGAGGCGGTCAAGGGCGGCGAGCTCCTCGGCCTTGAGATCGTATATGTCGGCGTAGTCGTGGATGAGGCCGTTTTCCACAAGCTGGTCGACGATTTTTTCGCCGAGGCCGGAGATATCCATCGCTGAGCGCGAGGCGAAGTATATTATGCGCTCTTTCACCTGCGCGGGGCAGGAGCTGTTCCGGCATTTGACGGCAGACTCGCCGGGCAGCCTCACGGCATGGGAGCCGCAGACGGGGCAGGTGTCGGGAAGGTTAAAGGGTTCGGTGCCTTCGGGGCGTCTGTCGTGTTCGACGCGCACCACCTCGGGGATTATCTCGCCCGCCTTATGGACCCATACGTAGTCGCCCACGCGCAGGTCCAGCGCCTCTATTTCGTCCTGGTTGTGAAGGTTGGCGCGGCGCACGATGGTACCCGCGAGGTGTACGGGATCGAATATCGCCGTCGGCGTCAGAACTCCCGTGCGTCCGACGCTCACCTCGATCTCGCGAACCTGCGTCAGCTTTTCCTCGGGGGGAAATTTGAAGGCGATCGCCCATTTCGGGGCCTTCGCCGTAACGCCGAGGACCCCGCGCAGGGCGATGCCGTTGAGTTTGACGACGACGCCGTCGGTGTCGATGGGATGCTCGAAGCGTTTTGTCTCCCACCCGTCAAGGTAGGAATATATCTCCGCTAGGGACGAACAGAGCAGGTCGGAACCCTGCATCGGCAGTCCGAGCGCGGCAATCTCGTCGAGCATCTGCCGCTGGGTGAGGATGCCGAATTTTTCCGGTTCGATGATTTGGTAGAGGTAGATTTTCAGGTTCCGCCGCGCCGTCTCACGCGGGTCAAGGGTGCGGAGGCTGCCGGCCGCCGCGTTGCGCGGATTGGCAAAGAGGCTCTCGCCTCTCTCCTCGCGGGCGGCGTTCAGGGCGGCGAAGCCCTTTTTATCGATGCAGACCTCTCCGCGCACCTCGAAGCGTCCCGGCAGCGGTTTGGCGAGCCTCAGAGGCAGGGTCTTGATCGTGCGGAGGTTCGCCGTCACGTCTTCGCCTGTCTGCCCGTCGCCGCGCGTGGAACCGCTGATAAAGAGGCCGTCCTCGTAGACGAGGGAGACGGCGAGGCCGTCTATCTTCGGCTCGCAGACGACCTCGACTTTATCGTCGCCGAGGCTCTCGCAGAGCTTCGTGTAAAAGACCGCAAGCTCCGCGCGGTCAAGGGCGTTGTCCAGGCTCATCATCGGCACGGCGTGGGTGACCTTCACAAATCCGTCGCGCGGGCTGCCGCCGACGCGGTGGCTCGGAGAGTCCGGCGTCACCAGCTCGGGATGTTCTTTCTCAATATCCTGCAGCTCCCGCATGAGCCTGTCATACTGAAAATCCGAAATCTCCGGCGCGTCCTGCTCATAATAGAGCCGCGCGTGGCGCTCTAATTCGCCGCGCAGCTCCTCCGCTCTCTTTTTCAGATTTTCAAAATCATTCATTCTGTTTTTCCTCTTTTTGTTCTAAAAATATCACAAACGCAAGTTCCGCTGATTAGACGTGCCGGCTGCTAAGCGGGAAGCCGCTGTTGGAGGCGCAGGCGTATATCGATACGTTGGAGCCTCCGGCGGGGGCTTCCCGCGACGCAGACGGCGCGTATAATCGGCGGCGCTTTAGTCTTTGGGCTTCATCGTGGGGAAAAGAATAACATCCCTGATGCTCTTGGAGTCCGTGAGCAGCATGACGGTGCGGTCTATCCCCACTCCCATGCCGCCCGTCGGCGGCAGTCCGTATTCGAGGGCGTTGATGAAATCCTCGTCGAAGGGGTGCGACTCTTCGTCTCCCTCCTCCTTCTTGCGGGCCTGATCCATAAAACGCTCGCGCTGATCGAGCGGGTCGTTGAGCTCGCTGAAGGCGTTGGCGAACTCCCATCCGTAGATGAAGAGTTCAAAACGGTCGGTGACGTCGGGGTTCTCTTTGTTGCGCTTCGAGAGCGGCGAGATGACCGTCGGGTGGCCGATGACGAAGGTCGGCTGGATGAGGTTTTCCTCGACATATTCCTCAAAGAATAGCGGCAGAATGTCAAAACGCGTGAAGGAGGGGGTGATCTCCATGCCGCGCAGCGCCGCCTGACGGCGCGCCTCTTCATCCGTGATGTTCATGAAGTCGATGCCGACGTGTTCCTCCACAAGCTCCGCCATCGTCGTGCGGCGGAATGGCGGGTTGAGGTCGATCTCCGTTCCCTGATAGTTGATCACGCGGCTGCCAAGTTCGTCGGCGCAGGCGACGATCAGCTCTTCGGCGAGGTTCATCATATCCACATA
It encodes the following:
- the ligA gene encoding NAD-dependent DNA ligase LigA yields the protein MNDFENLKKRAEELRGELERHARLYYEQDAPEISDFQYDRLMRELQDIEKEHPELVTPDSPSHRVGGSPRDGFVKVTHAVPMMSLDNALDRAELAVFYTKLCESLGDDKVEVVCEPKIDGLAVSLVYEDGLFISGSTRGDGQTGEDVTANLRTIKTLPLRLAKPLPGRFEVRGEVCIDKKGFAALNAAREERGESLFANPRNAAAGSLRTLDPRETARRNLKIYLYQIIEPEKFGILTQRQMLDEIAALGLPMQGSDLLCSSLAEIYSYLDGWETKRFEHPIDTDGVVVKLNGIALRGVLGVTAKAPKWAIAFKFPPEEKLTQVREIEVSVGRTGVLTPTAIFDPVHLAGTIVRRANLHNQDEIEALDLRVGDYVWVHKAGEIIPEVVRVEHDRRPEGTEPFNLPDTCPVCGSHAVRLPGESAVKCRNSSCPAQVKERIIYFASRSAMDISGLGEKIVDQLVENGLIHDYADIYDLKAEELAALDRLGEKSAQNLVAAIEKSKERPLGAVINALGIGNIGEKTASDLAERYRSLRKLEKTARDSEPELELAEGVGPVIAQSLHAWFTEPHNERLLARLESAGVRFESNEPVRDRAALPWNGLKFVLTGELSQMTRAEAGERIKALGGATAESVSKKTSYVVVGESPGSKYLKAQSLGVPILDETAFLEKLKEAE